In the genome of Streptomyces sp. NBC_00190, one region contains:
- a CDS encoding Lrp/AsnC family transcriptional regulator, producing the protein MHSVVVVSRSADSRNRQPSPSVDAVSLAIIEQLQEDGRRPYASIGKAVGLSEAAVRQRVQKLLDQGVMQIVAVTDPLTVGLRRQAMVGINVEGDLDPVADALTAMAECEYVVMTAGSFDLMVEIVCEDDDHLLDTINKKIRTLPGVRSTESFVYLKLKKQTYMWGTR; encoded by the coding sequence GTGCACAGTGTGGTCGTGGTCAGTCGAAGCGCAGATTCCAGGAACAGACAACCGTCCCCTTCGGTCGATGCTGTGTCCCTGGCGATCATCGAGCAACTCCAGGAGGACGGTCGCCGTCCCTACGCGTCCATCGGCAAGGCGGTCGGCCTGTCCGAGGCGGCCGTGCGCCAGCGCGTGCAGAAGTTGCTCGACCAGGGCGTCATGCAGATCGTCGCGGTCACCGACCCGCTCACCGTGGGCCTGCGGCGCCAGGCCATGGTCGGCATCAACGTCGAGGGAGACCTCGACCCGGTGGCCGACGCCCTGACCGCAATGGCCGAGTGCGAGTACGTGGTGATGACCGCGGGCTCGTTCGACCTGATGGTGGAGATCGTCTGCGAGGACGACGACCACCTGCTGGACACGATCAACAAGAAGATCCGCACGCTCCCCGGCGTGCGCTCAACCGAAAGCTTCGTTTACCTGAAGCTGAAGAAGCAGACCTATATGTGGGGAACTCGATAG
- a CDS encoding LOG family protein yields the protein MVNADIEIETLAEFDRVVARGSLSGYRIQSVNLLERTFALLSADTSAAVFLGCAMEPDASAKVRADGALVFPPVPDLPFNPYRSLLYTPEELFAGLLGGYEATPDAQAYAWFQETKADGDVFSSMLRSIHDDAVSDALDEHLAGARVVGVMGGHAMSRGGAEFRGAAELGRALARSGFTVATGGGPGAMEAANLGAYLAPAPDEALAEALELLAKAPSFAPSVSDWAQAAFAVRDRWPDGGDSVGIPTWFYGHEPPNAFAGHIGKYFANATREDGLLARSTAGVVFLPGAAGTVQEVFDSATPNYYASRGEPAPMILVDRAHWTEHLPAWPLLQALARGRAMESRIALVDSVDEVPGALASMS from the coding sequence ATGGTCAACGCAGACATCGAGATCGAGACGCTCGCCGAATTCGACCGGGTCGTGGCCCGCGGCTCGCTCAGCGGTTACCGGATCCAGTCGGTCAACCTGCTGGAGCGGACGTTCGCCCTGCTGTCCGCCGACACCTCGGCGGCCGTGTTCCTGGGCTGCGCGATGGAGCCCGACGCCTCGGCGAAGGTCCGCGCCGACGGCGCGCTGGTCTTCCCGCCCGTGCCGGACCTGCCGTTCAACCCGTACCGGAGCCTGCTGTACACGCCCGAGGAGCTGTTCGCCGGGCTGCTCGGCGGGTACGAGGCCACTCCCGACGCCCAGGCCTACGCCTGGTTCCAGGAGACCAAGGCGGACGGCGACGTCTTCTCCTCGATGCTGCGCTCCATCCACGACGACGCCGTCTCCGACGCGCTCGACGAGCACCTCGCCGGTGCCCGGGTGGTCGGCGTGATGGGCGGCCACGCCATGTCCCGGGGTGGTGCGGAGTTCCGGGGCGCGGCCGAGCTGGGCCGGGCGCTGGCCCGGTCCGGGTTCACGGTCGCCACCGGCGGCGGGCCCGGCGCGATGGAGGCCGCCAACCTCGGCGCCTACCTGGCCCCGGCCCCCGACGAGGCCCTCGCCGAAGCCCTGGAGCTGCTGGCCAAGGCCCCGTCCTTCGCCCCGTCCGTGTCCGACTGGGCGCAGGCGGCCTTCGCCGTACGCGACCGGTGGCCCGACGGCGGCGACTCGGTGGGCATTCCGACCTGGTTCTACGGTCACGAGCCGCCGAACGCCTTCGCGGGCCACATAGGCAAGTACTTCGCGAACGCCACCCGCGAGGACGGACTGCTGGCGCGGTCCACGGCGGGCGTGGTGTTCCTGCCGGGTGCGGCGGGCACGGTCCAGGAGGTCTTCGACAGCGCGACGCCGAACTACTACGCGTCGCGGGGCGAGCCCGCGCCGATGATCCTGGTCGACCGGGCCCACTGGACCGAGCACCTCCCGGCCTGGCCCCTGCTCCAAGCGCTGGCGCGCGGCCGGGCGATGGAGTCCCGGATCGCCCTCGTGGACTCGGTGGACGAGGTTCCTGGCGCGCTCGCGTCGATGAGCTGA
- a CDS encoding aspartate aminotransferase family protein — protein sequence MSQDLSKTAYDHLWMHFTRMSSYENAPVPTIVRGEGTYIFDDKGKRYLDGLAGLFVVNAGHGRKELAEVAYKQAQELAFFPIWSYAHPKAVELAERLADYAPGDLNKVFFTTGGGEAVETAWKLAKQYFKLQGKHTKYKVISRAVAYHGTPQGALSITGLPALKAPFEPLVPGAHKVPNTNIYRAPIYGDDPEAFGRWCADQIEQEILFEGADTVAAVFLEPVQNAGGCFPPPPGYFQRVREICDEYDVLLVSDETICAFGRLGTMFACDKFGYVPDMITCAKGMTSGYSPIGACIVSDRIAEPFYKGDNTFLHGYTFGGHPVSSAVALANLDIFDKEGLNQHVLDNEDAFFSTLKKLHDLPIVGDVRGNGFFYGIELVKDKVTKESFTDEETERVLYGFLSKALFENGLYCRADDRGDPVIQLAPPLIADQGTFDEIEGILRSVLTEAWTKL from the coding sequence GTGAGCCAGGACCTCTCCAAAACCGCGTACGACCACCTGTGGATGCACTTCACCCGCATGTCGTCCTACGAGAACGCGCCCGTCCCCACCATCGTGCGTGGTGAGGGCACCTACATCTTCGACGACAAGGGCAAGCGCTACCTCGACGGTCTCGCCGGACTGTTCGTGGTCAACGCCGGTCACGGCCGCAAGGAACTGGCCGAGGTCGCCTACAAGCAGGCCCAGGAACTCGCGTTCTTCCCCATCTGGTCGTACGCACACCCCAAGGCCGTGGAGCTCGCCGAGCGACTCGCCGACTACGCCCCGGGCGACCTGAACAAGGTCTTCTTCACCACCGGTGGCGGCGAGGCCGTCGAGACCGCCTGGAAGCTCGCGAAGCAGTACTTCAAGCTGCAGGGCAAGCACACCAAGTACAAGGTCATCTCGCGTGCGGTCGCCTACCACGGCACCCCGCAGGGAGCCCTGTCCATCACGGGCCTGCCGGCCCTGAAGGCGCCGTTCGAGCCGCTGGTCCCCGGCGCGCACAAGGTGCCGAACACCAACATCTACCGCGCCCCGATCTACGGCGACGACCCCGAGGCCTTCGGCCGCTGGTGCGCCGACCAGATCGAGCAGGAGATCCTCTTCGAGGGCGCCGACACCGTCGCCGCGGTCTTCCTGGAGCCGGTGCAGAACGCCGGCGGCTGCTTCCCGCCGCCGCCCGGGTACTTCCAGCGGGTCCGCGAGATCTGCGACGAGTACGACGTGCTGCTCGTCTCCGACGAGACGATCTGCGCCTTCGGCCGCCTCGGCACGATGTTCGCCTGTGACAAGTTCGGCTACGTCCCGGACATGATCACTTGCGCCAAGGGCATGACCTCGGGCTACTCCCCGATCGGTGCCTGCATCGTCTCGGACCGCATCGCGGAGCCGTTCTACAAGGGCGACAACACCTTCCTGCACGGCTACACCTTCGGCGGCCACCCGGTCTCCTCGGCGGTCGCGCTGGCCAACCTCGACATCTTCGACAAGGAAGGCCTCAACCAGCACGTGCTGGACAACGAGGACGCCTTCTTCTCGACGCTGAAGAAGCTGCACGACCTGCCGATCGTCGGCGACGTCCGCGGCAACGGATTCTTCTACGGCATCGAGCTCGTCAAGGACAAGGTCACCAAGGAGTCCTTCACGGACGAGGAGACGGAGCGCGTGCTCTACGGCTTCCTCTCCAAGGCCCTCTTCGAGAACGGCCTGTACTGCCGGGCCGACGACCGCGGCGACCCGGTCATCCAGCTGGCCCCGCCGCTGATCGCCGACCAGGGCACCTTCGACGAGATCGAAGGCATCCTGCGCTCGGTGCTCACCGAGGCGTGGACCAAGCTGTAG
- a CDS encoding ferredoxin has translation MRLVVDLNRCQGYAQCAFLAPDVFAMHGDESLLYNPEADEEQREHVARAVAACPVQAILVEYDASDEPVPTAEVRGER, from the coding sequence ATGAGGCTTGTCGTCGACCTCAATCGCTGCCAGGGATACGCGCAATGCGCGTTCCTCGCTCCCGACGTGTTCGCCATGCACGGGGACGAGTCGTTGCTGTACAACCCGGAGGCCGACGAGGAGCAGCGCGAGCACGTCGCGCGCGCCGTCGCCGCCTGTCCGGTCCAGGCCATCCTCGTCGAATACGACGCGTCGGACGAGCCCGTACCCACCGCGGAGGTGCGCGGTGAACGGTGA
- a CDS encoding cytochrome P450 has protein sequence MTQAILREIIDYANRADPYPLYEELRKTPVSQDSDGPYVISTYYEIHSLLHDPRISSDRRNLTPTTGDPLAQTEEDGETALPPSFLGLDPPEHDRLRRMTNRPFGPPHSPHRVHDMRGELKGIVSGLIDGIVAADGLDRIDLVDQFSYPFPVSVICRLLGVPPEDEPRFHVWADTLAASLDPDPDADPSQRHKGSQDTRMELGMYLAGLIEERRKNPGDDMLSHLATADTPDGTMTTMEILSTSALLLIAGHETTVNLITNGMLTLLRHPEVLQRLREDPGMAVPIVEELLRYEPPVQLLPQRSPLTEIEIGGVTIPKGASLWLILASGNRDPKRFDHPDRFDPDRGDIQHLGLGSGIHSCFGAPLARLEAQLALSELARRLENPQLLEDPPPYRQNAVLRGPRHLPISCDGIRP, from the coding sequence ATGACACAAGCCATCCTGCGGGAGATCATCGACTACGCGAACCGCGCCGATCCGTATCCGCTGTACGAGGAGCTCCGCAAGACACCGGTGTCCCAGGACAGCGACGGGCCGTACGTCATCAGCACGTACTACGAGATCCACAGCCTCCTCCACGACCCCCGGATCAGCTCCGACCGCCGCAACCTGACGCCGACGACGGGTGATCCGCTGGCCCAGACCGAGGAGGACGGGGAGACGGCCCTGCCGCCGTCCTTCCTCGGTCTCGACCCGCCGGAGCACGACCGGCTGCGCCGGATGACGAACCGGCCGTTCGGGCCGCCGCACTCCCCGCACCGGGTCCACGACATGCGCGGCGAGCTCAAGGGCATCGTCTCCGGGCTCATCGACGGCATCGTCGCGGCCGACGGGCTGGACCGGATCGACCTCGTCGACCAGTTCTCCTACCCCTTCCCGGTCTCGGTGATCTGCCGGCTGCTCGGTGTGCCGCCCGAGGACGAGCCGCGGTTCCACGTCTGGGCCGACACCCTCGCCGCAAGCCTGGACCCCGACCCGGACGCCGACCCCTCCCAGCGCCACAAGGGCTCGCAGGACACCCGGATGGAGCTCGGCATGTACCTGGCCGGGCTGATCGAGGAGCGCCGCAAGAACCCGGGCGACGACATGCTGTCCCACCTGGCGACCGCGGACACGCCGGACGGCACGATGACGACGATGGAGATCCTCAGCACCTCGGCCCTCCTGCTGATCGCGGGCCACGAGACCACCGTCAACCTCATCACCAACGGGATGCTGACCCTGCTGCGCCACCCGGAGGTCCTCCAGCGACTGCGCGAGGACCCGGGTATGGCCGTCCCCATCGTCGAGGAACTGCTCCGCTACGAACCGCCGGTGCAGCTGCTGCCCCAGCGCAGCCCGCTCACCGAGATCGAGATCGGCGGCGTCACCATCCCCAAGGGCGCGTCGCTCTGGCTGATCCTGGCGTCCGGGAACCGCGACCCCAAGCGGTTCGACCACCCGGACCGCTTCGACCCGGACCGCGGGGACATCCAGCACCTCGGCCTCGGCAGCGGGATCCACAGCTGCTTCGGGGCTCCGCTGGCCCGGCTGGAGGCCCAGCTGGCGCTGAGCGAGCTGGCCCGCAGGCTGGAGAACCCGCAACTGCTGGAGGACCCGCCCCCGTACCGTCAGAACGCGGTCCTGCGCGGCCCGCGCCACCTGCCCATCTCCTGCGACGGCATCCGCCCCTAG
- a CDS encoding NAD(P)/FAD-dependent oxidoreductase: MNGDGSLERLKRDGRIVVVGASLAGLRAAETMREKGFTGSLTMIGDEPYEPYDRPPLSKQVLLGKATADRTALPRRRDIDAKWRLGVPATGLDMAGRRVRLADGDEVEYDRLLIATGVRARPWPNEEEGALDGVFVLRTRDDGAALERSLAAGPRRVLVIGAGFTGSEIASACRERGLPVTVAERGNAPLVGALGGVIGEVAAEMHRTHEVDLRTGVMVTALEGDPSGRVRAAHLSDGATVEADVVVVSLGAQRNTEWLAGSGLGAGPRGIACDAGCRAFNIWGIVTDDIYVAGDVARSPHALFGYQFLSLEHWGNAVAQAETAAHNMLSEGMDRRPHVWVPAFWSSQFGVNIKSVGVPPMGTEILITQGSRDERRFAAVYGYQGRVIAAVTFDQCRWLPFYQHLIETTAPFPPQFATVDRRPEGHKALAADFPDPSVPTHGPTITLSGYSPADRKMTFTPARH; this comes from the coding sequence GTGAACGGTGACGGAAGTCTGGAGCGCCTCAAGCGCGACGGCCGGATCGTCGTCGTCGGCGCCTCCCTGGCCGGCTTGCGGGCGGCCGAGACCATGCGCGAGAAGGGCTTCACCGGTTCGCTCACGATGATCGGTGACGAACCGTACGAGCCGTACGACCGGCCCCCGCTGTCCAAGCAGGTCCTGCTGGGCAAGGCGACCGCGGACCGCACCGCGCTCCCCCGCCGCCGGGACATCGACGCGAAGTGGCGTCTCGGGGTCCCCGCCACCGGCCTGGACATGGCGGGCCGGAGGGTCCGGCTCGCCGACGGTGACGAGGTGGAGTACGACCGCCTGCTCATCGCCACCGGCGTACGGGCCCGGCCGTGGCCGAACGAGGAGGAGGGAGCGCTGGACGGCGTCTTCGTCCTGCGCACCCGCGACGACGGCGCCGCGCTGGAACGCAGCCTCGCGGCCGGTCCCCGCCGGGTGCTCGTCATCGGAGCCGGCTTCACCGGTTCGGAGATCGCGTCCGCCTGCCGGGAGCGCGGCCTGCCCGTCACCGTCGCCGAGCGGGGCAACGCCCCGCTGGTCGGCGCGCTCGGCGGAGTCATCGGCGAGGTAGCGGCCGAGATGCACCGCACGCACGAAGTGGACCTGCGTACCGGTGTGATGGTGACCGCGCTGGAGGGCGACCCCTCCGGGCGGGTCCGCGCCGCGCACCTGTCCGACGGCGCCACCGTCGAGGCCGACGTGGTGGTCGTCTCTCTCGGCGCGCAGCGCAACACCGAATGGCTCGCCGGATCCGGACTGGGTGCGGGACCCCGCGGCATCGCCTGTGACGCGGGCTGCCGGGCCTTCAACATCTGGGGCATCGTCACCGACGACATCTATGTGGCAGGTGACGTGGCACGTTCCCCGCACGCTCTGTTCGGGTACCAGTTCCTGTCCCTGGAGCACTGGGGCAACGCCGTCGCCCAGGCCGAGACGGCGGCGCACAACATGCTCAGCGAGGGCATGGACCGCCGCCCCCACGTGTGGGTACCGGCCTTCTGGTCCTCCCAGTTCGGGGTGAACATCAAGTCCGTCGGCGTCCCTCCGATGGGAACGGAGATCCTCATCACGCAGGGCTCGCGCGACGAGCGCAGGTTCGCGGCCGTGTACGGGTACCAGGGGCGCGTCATCGCAGCCGTCACCTTCGACCAGTGCCGCTGGCTGCCGTTCTACCAGCACCTGATCGAGACGACCGCGCCGTTCCCGCCGCAGTTCGCCACCGTGGACCGCAGGCCGGAGGGGCACAAGGCCCTGGCCGCGGACTTCCCGGACCCGTCGGTGCCCACGCACGGCCCGACCATCACCCTCAGCGGCTACTCGCCGGCCGACCGGAAGATGACCTTCACCCCCGCGCGCCACTGA